A DNA window from Pseudoalteromonas spongiae UST010723-006 contains the following coding sequences:
- a CDS encoding PAS domain-containing sensor histidine kinase produces the protein MTKSRKISLILLLSLMCNLFVLGTTFFNSQSLKKEQATLSQVITVNTELLITLHELERTVGYSGFIHHFKNYIIRQQRHYFFGAQSSYKKAKSLIEEIRHLSSEKDVLDNLMLLESTLDEYNENLEKHFSVPQELSVSELDKLVKIDDTIAASAVNNIVEKVLPNIRGSNQVFLNRIETQLFYSYLISAMICLVIIVFTGLVIWHINKLNQSVGKFGKLFDASPDGIIHADNRGKVLAANHAAQALFGYSPSEFSEKFIEDLMARELKEAHQGYRKEFTKQTQSKNMLDRRSVYGIDKKNQRIPLQIAIGSFLENDEFQSVSILRDMREIAGLNQELKFLSSIINGLSSYVVIINEQGQVITANYDLQNSTNKQHIELTNTQAWQRDPTTKKQLQNAIEKLKSTGVEQRFDSQIWVDERFYKVDVVVAHLDTKAETGSNIICSAHDISERKYFEQQLLENEERFKLVVNHVSEGIILFNQQGRIDWLNAKAVVMLSPFTQGLSPCNFIDVFTEKDQQEIATIINDLTTQHPTSEPFQALLALDNESLPVEVCITRYADNMEINYLATVSDVSELLAANDRLSNMLEEKSILLNEIHHRVKNNLQVITSLLKLQQQHVPESAANELLACQQRIRSVALVHQLLYEQENSSKINFVEYTAKLAQLILLDGINHAPYKVELQLPRQAIYLPISIMVPIGFVINEVLTNIQKHAFPEGSEKGLITIFAEEAGKGLDLLIKDNGTGFDIEQFNQASSLGHTLIGLFTKQANGTIKVESELGKYSHFQFHFDLSYVK, from the coding sequence GTGACAAAGTCTCGTAAAATTAGCCTTATTTTGTTGTTGTCGTTAATGTGTAATCTTTTTGTGTTGGGAACAACGTTTTTTAATTCACAAAGTTTAAAAAAAGAGCAAGCGACGCTGTCACAAGTTATTACTGTTAACACTGAATTGTTAATTACGTTGCATGAGTTAGAGCGTACGGTTGGATATTCTGGATTTATCCATCACTTCAAAAATTACATTATTCGTCAACAACGTCATTACTTTTTTGGTGCGCAATCTAGTTATAAAAAAGCGAAATCATTGATTGAAGAAATTCGTCATCTGTCATCAGAAAAAGACGTGCTAGACAATTTGATGCTACTTGAATCAACGCTTGATGAATATAATGAAAACTTAGAAAAACACTTCTCAGTACCTCAAGAGTTATCAGTATCCGAATTAGATAAGCTGGTAAAAATAGATGACACCATTGCTGCGAGTGCAGTAAACAACATCGTTGAGAAAGTACTTCCGAATATCAGGGGGTCAAATCAGGTGTTTTTAAATCGCATTGAGACACAGCTTTTCTATAGTTACTTAATATCAGCGATGATTTGCTTGGTTATTATCGTATTTACAGGATTAGTTATATGGCATATCAACAAATTAAACCAGTCGGTTGGCAAATTTGGAAAACTGTTTGATGCATCGCCAGACGGTATAATTCACGCCGATAATCGCGGTAAAGTGCTAGCTGCAAACCATGCTGCGCAGGCGCTATTTGGTTATTCGCCAAGTGAATTCTCGGAAAAATTTATTGAAGACTTAATGGCTCGGGAATTAAAAGAAGCACATCAGGGTTATCGTAAAGAATTTACTAAACAAACACAGTCTAAAAATATGTTGGATCGGCGCAGCGTTTACGGAATTGACAAGAAAAACCAACGGATCCCATTGCAAATAGCCATTGGCAGTTTTTTAGAAAATGATGAGTTTCAAAGTGTCAGTATTTTAAGAGATATGCGAGAGATCGCTGGGCTCAATCAAGAACTAAAGTTTCTTAGCTCTATTATTAATGGTTTGTCTTCATATGTTGTGATTATTAATGAACAAGGTCAGGTGATTACAGCTAATTATGATTTGCAAAATAGTACGAATAAACAACATATCGAGCTTACAAATACACAGGCATGGCAACGTGATCCAACCACTAAAAAACAGCTACAAAACGCTATTGAGAAGCTGAAAAGCACAGGTGTCGAACAGCGATTTGATAGTCAAATTTGGGTCGATGAACGGTTTTACAAAGTTGATGTTGTGGTTGCCCATTTGGATACTAAGGCTGAGACGGGGTCTAATATTATTTGTTCTGCACATGATATAAGCGAGCGAAAGTATTTTGAGCAGCAATTACTTGAGAATGAAGAACGTTTCAAGCTGGTTGTAAATCACGTGTCGGAGGGAATTATTTTGTTCAACCAGCAAGGGCGTATTGACTGGTTGAATGCTAAAGCCGTTGTGATGCTGTCACCGTTTACACAGGGATTAAGCCCCTGTAATTTTATTGATGTATTTACCGAAAAAGATCAGCAAGAAATCGCCACTATAATAAATGATCTAACCACACAACACCCAACAAGCGAACCATTTCAGGCGCTACTTGCATTAGATAACGAATCGTTACCCGTTGAGGTGTGTATTACGCGTTATGCAGATAATATGGAAATCAACTATTTGGCAACAGTGTCGGATGTTTCGGAGTTATTAGCGGCAAATGATAGACTCAGCAACATGCTTGAAGAGAAAAGTATTTTGCTCAACGAAATTCATCACCGCGTAAAGAATAATTTACAAGTGATAACCAGTCTATTAAAGCTGCAACAACAGCATGTGCCAGAAAGTGCTGCAAACGAGTTACTAGCCTGTCAGCAGCGCATACGTTCAGTTGCGCTGGTACATCAATTGCTCTACGAGCAAGAGAATAGTTCTAAAATTAACTTTGTAGAGTACACTGCTAAGTTAGCACAATTAATCTTATTAGATGGCATTAACCACGCCCCTTACAAGGTAGAACTTCAGCTACCTAGGCAAGCGATATATTTGCCAATTAGTATTATGGTGCCGATTGGCTTTGTTATAAATGAAGTACTAACAAATATTCAAAAGCATGCGTTCCCAGAAGGTTCAGAAAAAGGGTTGATCACAATTTTTGCTGAAGAAGCGGGGAAAGGGCTGGATTTATTAATCAAAGATAACGGAACCGGCTTTGATATAGAGCAGTTTAATCAAGCTAGTTCACTTGGTCATACGCTTATCGGATTATTTACAAAACAGGCAAATGGCACAATTAAGGTTGAAAGTGAGCTTGGCAAATACTCTCACTTTCAGTTTCATTTTGACTTGTCGTATGTAAAGTAA
- the groL gene encoding chaperonin GroEL (60 kDa chaperone family; promotes refolding of misfolded polypeptides especially under stressful conditions; forms two stacked rings of heptamers to form a barrel-shaped 14mer; ends can be capped by GroES; misfolded proteins enter the barrel where they are refolded when GroES binds): protein MAAKDVRFAGDARAKMLAGVNVLADAVKVTLGPKGRNVVLDKSFGSPVITKDGVSVAKEIELEDKFENMGAQMVKEVASKANDAAGDGTTTATVLAQSIVNEGLKSVAAGMNPMDLKRGIDKAVAAAVEELKALSVPCADTKAIAQVGTISANSDTEIGDIIANAMERVGRESGVITVEDGQALENELDVVEGMQFDRGYLSPYFINNAEKGVVELDSPFILLVDKKVSNIRELLPTLEAVAKASKPLLIIAEDLEGEALATLVVNNMRGIVKVAAVKAPGFGDRRKAMLQDIAILTGGTVISEEVGLDLEKAQLEDLGSAKRVVITKDDTTIIDGVGEQGAIDARVNQIKAQIEEATSDYDKEKLQERQAKLAGGVAVIKVGAATEVEMKEKKDRVEDALHATRAAVEEGVVPGGGVALVRVASKIESLTGDNEDQNHGIKVALRAMEAPLRQIVSNAGDEASVVVNAVKAGEGNYGYNAATGEYSDMLEMGILDPTKVTRSALQFAASIAGLMITTEAMVAEIPQDAPAAPDMGGMGGMGGMGGMM from the coding sequence ATGGCAGCAAAAGACGTACGTTTTGCAGGTGATGCTCGCGCTAAAATGCTAGCGGGTGTAAATGTATTAGCAGATGCAGTTAAAGTTACTTTAGGTCCAAAAGGCCGTAACGTTGTTTTAGACAAGTCATTCGGCTCACCAGTAATCACTAAAGATGGTGTATCAGTTGCAAAAGAAATCGAGCTTGAAGACAAGTTCGAAAACATGGGTGCACAAATGGTTAAAGAAGTTGCATCTAAAGCAAACGATGCAGCGGGTGACGGTACAACGACAGCAACTGTACTTGCACAATCAATCGTAAACGAAGGTCTTAAATCAGTAGCTGCGGGTATGAACCCAATGGATCTTAAGCGCGGTATTGATAAAGCAGTTGCAGCAGCTGTTGAAGAGCTTAAAGCACTATCTGTTCCATGCGCAGACACAAAAGCAATTGCACAAGTTGGTACTATTTCAGCTAACTCAGACACAGAAATCGGCGACATCATTGCAAATGCAATGGAGCGCGTTGGTCGTGAGTCAGGTGTTATCACTGTTGAAGACGGTCAAGCACTTGAAAATGAACTAGACGTTGTTGAAGGTATGCAGTTTGATCGCGGTTACTTATCGCCTTACTTCATCAACAATGCTGAGAAAGGTGTAGTTGAACTAGATAGCCCATTTATTCTACTTGTAGACAAAAAAGTATCTAATATTCGTGAGCTTCTACCAACACTTGAAGCTGTTGCAAAAGCAAGCAAGCCGCTACTTATTATTGCTGAAGACCTAGAAGGCGAAGCACTAGCAACATTAGTTGTTAACAACATGCGCGGTATCGTGAAAGTTGCAGCGGTTAAAGCACCTGGTTTTGGCGACCGTCGTAAAGCAATGTTACAAGACATCGCAATTCTAACTGGCGGTACAGTAATCTCTGAAGAAGTGGGTCTTGACCTAGAAAAAGCTCAGCTTGAAGATTTAGGTTCAGCGAAGCGTGTTGTTATTACTAAAGATGACACAACAATTATCGATGGTGTTGGTGAGCAAGGCGCAATTGACGCACGTGTTAACCAAATTAAAGCACAAATCGAAGAAGCAACGTCAGACTACGACAAAGAAAAGCTACAAGAGCGCCAAGCTAAACTAGCTGGTGGTGTTGCAGTAATCAAAGTAGGTGCTGCGACTGAAGTTGAAATGAAAGAGAAGAAAGACCGCGTTGAAGATGCATTGCATGCAACTCGCGCTGCGGTTGAAGAAGGCGTTGTACCTGGTGGTGGTGTTGCGCTAGTACGTGTTGCTAGCAAAATCGAAAGCCTAACAGGTGATAACGAAGACCAAAACCACGGTATTAAAGTTGCTCTACGTGCAATGGAAGCGCCACTTCGTCAAATCGTTTCTAACGCAGGTGATGAAGCATCAGTAGTTGTAAACGCGGTTAAAGCAGGTGAAGGTAACTACGGTTATAACGCTGCAACTGGCGAATACAGCGATATGCTAGAAATGGGTATTCTTGACCCAACAAAAGTAACGCGTTCAGCACTACAATTCGCAGCATCAATTGCTGGTCTTATGATCACTACAGAAGCTATGGTTGCTGAAATCCCTCAAGATGCGCCAGCTGCACCAGATATGGGCGGTATGGGTGGCATGGGTGGCATGGGTGGAATGATGTAA
- a CDS encoding co-chaperone GroES, with amino-acid sequence MNIRPLHDRVIVKRLEEETKSAGGIVLTGSAAEKSSRGEVVAAGNGRVLENGEVRALEVKAGDTVLFGSYVEKTEKIDGQEYLIMREDNILGIVG; translated from the coding sequence ATGAACATTCGTCCATTACATGATCGCGTTATCGTAAAGCGTCTTGAAGAAGAAACTAAATCAGCAGGCGGTATCGTACTTACAGGTTCGGCTGCCGAAAAATCTTCACGTGGTGAAGTTGTTGCAGCGGGCAATGGCCGCGTGTTAGAGAACGGCGAAGTGCGTGCACTAGAAGTTAAGGCTGGTGACACAGTTCTTTTCGGCTCTTACGTAGAAAAAACTGAAAAAATCGACGGTCAAGAATACTTGATCATGCGTGAAGACAATATCCTAGGTATTGTTGGTTAA
- a CDS encoding FxsA family protein, with the protein MFKALFFLFIVIPIVEIALLIQVSEVIGGWSTIALVIVTAFVGAKLVKQQGTDALKNVQGQMAQGQMPAEELFAGLCVIIAGVLLLTPGIMTDVLGFLLLTPVVRKRLAANLMSQAKVKMTNPQQGGGFYYSSFTHTQSPKREQFTETHIQSNKPSNTLEGEFERKD; encoded by the coding sequence ATGTTTAAAGCCTTATTTTTTCTTTTTATTGTTATCCCGATTGTTGAAATAGCTCTACTTATTCAGGTAAGCGAAGTGATTGGTGGTTGGAGTACCATTGCGCTTGTTATTGTAACTGCTTTTGTCGGTGCTAAATTAGTAAAGCAACAGGGAACAGATGCGTTGAAAAACGTGCAAGGTCAAATGGCGCAAGGGCAAATGCCGGCAGAAGAACTATTTGCGGGCTTATGCGTGATTATTGCCGGTGTGTTGCTATTAACCCCAGGTATTATGACGGATGTACTCGGCTTTTTGTTACTAACTCCAGTTGTGCGTAAGCGTCTTGCCGCTAATTTAATGTCGCAAGCTAAGGTGAAAATGACCAATCCGCAGCAAGGTGGTGGCTTTTATTATTCATCTTTCACACACACTCAGTCACCAAAGCGTGAGCAATTTACTGAAACACATATTCAATCAAATAAACCGTCTAATACATTAGAGGGTGAGTTTGAGCGAAAAGACTAA
- the cutA gene encoding divalent-cation tolerance protein CutA, translating into MANYQLVLTTCATKDDAHAIAKTLLTKKLAACVNVLPQVESFYMWQGKMAHDTEIKLFIKTHAAKTHVLIDTLKQIHPYDVPEIQVINITDGNDEYFSWIDEVLA; encoded by the coding sequence ATGGCTAATTATCAATTAGTACTAACAACGTGTGCAACAAAAGATGACGCACATGCCATTGCAAAAACACTGCTCACAAAGAAACTTGCTGCCTGTGTAAATGTCTTACCGCAAGTTGAATCTTTTTACATGTGGCAAGGTAAAATGGCACACGATACGGAAATTAAGCTGTTTATAAAAACCCATGCAGCAAAAACTCACGTATTAATCGACACATTAAAACAGATCCACCCGTATGATGTGCCTGAAATTCAAGTGATCAACATCACTGATGGCAATGACGAATATTTTAGTTGGATAGATGAGGTACTCGCGTAA
- a CDS encoding protein-disulfide reductase DsbD translates to MRFITFGCVLLLNTLFAFLGQPANANTTFNDLIKTNQPQFLKVDEAFKIDFDQQGSTLFIGWDIADGYYLYKEKLEFVAKGAELTLPKLPKGTDHEDEYFGKTQVYFNELTTVSKLDNVVEGAYVKVRYQGCAEAGLCYQPVIVEIPLTAFQSSSSDKTTNDSISEAPVAPSNESNSELSLTDKLNQQSLLTNLAIFFALGLTLAFTPCVFPMFPILSSLIAGQQGLSTKRAFTLSFVYVQGMAITYALLGLVVASLGGQVQGYIQHPAVLISFSILFVLLALSMFGLYEFKLPESWMTRLTQLSNNQKSGNYLGVFMMGVLSGLIASPCTTAPLSAALLYVAQSGDYFVGGITLYVLSLGMGIPLLLLGTSGGKLLPKAGAWMEQVKTLFGFIMLMVPLILLERIVPWHIIVMIGSGLLLVTGVYLYYWHTLTTNNKGKTVLWLVSFVMVFSALTSISQQIWPSDSAKVTANTSADVHGQFIHVTNLEELDAEVSKAAAQGKLVMFDLYADWCVACKEFEKYTFPNADVQAAFKDYVLIQADLTESNDTTIAFMERFDVFGLPTILFFDRQGEELPDHRVTGFQSADEFSAHLSALSNKF, encoded by the coding sequence ATGCGCTTTATAACTTTTGGCTGTGTGCTGTTATTAAACACCCTTTTTGCCTTTTTAGGTCAACCGGCAAACGCCAATACCACCTTTAATGATCTTATAAAAACCAATCAACCTCAGTTTTTAAAAGTCGATGAAGCATTTAAAATCGATTTTGATCAGCAAGGCTCAACCTTATTTATAGGCTGGGATATTGCTGATGGTTATTACCTTTATAAAGAAAAGCTAGAATTTGTTGCCAAAGGTGCTGAGTTAACACTACCAAAATTACCTAAAGGTACTGACCACGAAGATGAGTACTTTGGTAAAACGCAAGTGTATTTTAATGAGCTCACCACAGTCTCTAAACTCGATAATGTAGTAGAGGGTGCTTACGTAAAAGTCCGCTACCAAGGCTGTGCCGAAGCGGGGTTATGTTATCAACCTGTCATTGTGGAAATCCCACTAACGGCTTTTCAAAGTTCATCATCTGACAAAACTACGAACGATAGTATTTCAGAAGCACCAGTAGCGCCTTCAAATGAATCTAACAGTGAGTTATCACTTACAGACAAGTTAAACCAGCAAAGCTTACTAACTAATTTAGCCATCTTTTTTGCATTGGGTTTAACACTGGCCTTTACACCGTGTGTATTCCCAATGTTCCCTATTCTTTCGAGTTTAATTGCAGGCCAACAAGGGTTATCAACTAAACGCGCGTTCACTTTATCATTTGTCTATGTGCAAGGTATGGCAATTACCTATGCGCTACTAGGTTTAGTAGTGGCATCACTTGGTGGCCAAGTACAAGGATACATTCAGCATCCTGCAGTACTGATTAGCTTTAGTATTTTATTTGTGTTGTTAGCACTTTCGATGTTTGGCTTATATGAATTCAAATTGCCAGAAAGTTGGATGACGCGCTTAACGCAATTATCGAATAACCAAAAATCAGGCAACTACCTAGGCGTATTTATGATGGGTGTATTGTCTGGTTTAATCGCCTCGCCATGCACTACAGCGCCATTGTCTGCTGCATTATTATATGTTGCACAAAGTGGCGACTACTTTGTCGGTGGCATTACGCTGTATGTGCTAAGCCTTGGTATGGGTATTCCACTTCTATTATTAGGTACCTCTGGCGGTAAGTTATTACCAAAAGCAGGCGCTTGGATGGAGCAAGTAAAAACCTTATTCGGCTTTATTATGCTAATGGTACCGCTGATTTTATTAGAGCGCATCGTACCTTGGCATATTATTGTAATGATTGGTTCAGGCTTATTATTAGTAACCGGTGTTTACCTTTATTACTGGCATACTCTTACTACAAATAACAAAGGCAAAACTGTGCTCTGGTTAGTTTCGTTTGTCATGGTGTTTAGTGCACTTACGTCAATTAGCCAACAAATTTGGCCTTCAGACTCTGCGAAAGTAACAGCAAATACATCTGCTGATGTACACGGCCAGTTTATTCACGTTACTAATTTAGAAGAGCTAGATGCAGAAGTGAGTAAAGCAGCAGCACAAGGAAAGCTTGTGATGTTTGATTTATACGCAGACTGGTGTGTTGCTTGTAAAGAGTTCGAAAAGTACACTTTCCCAAATGCTGACGTGCAAGCAGCGTTTAAAGACTATGTATTAATTCAAGCTGATTTAACTGAATCAAATGATACCACTATCGCCTTTATGGAACGCTTTGATGTATTCGGCTTACCGACAATCTTATTCTTTGACCGTCAAGGCGAAGAGTTACCTGACCATCGCGTTACTGGTTTTCAAAGTGCTGATGAATTTTCAGCCCACTTAAGCGCCCTTTCTAATAAATTCTAA
- the aroQ gene encoding type II 3-dehydroquinate dehydratase — translation MTARLRVLVLNGPNLNMLGKREPEIYGAQTLAEIMQHLTQYADSNNVALTHFQSNSEAELISTIHSAFEQVDFIIINPAAFTHTSVALRDALLSVAIPFVEVHLTNIYQREAFRHHSYFSDVAKGVLCGFGANGYKMALDTILADR, via the coding sequence ATGACTGCACGTTTACGAGTTTTAGTATTAAATGGCCCAAATTTAAACATGTTGGGCAAACGCGAACCTGAAATATACGGTGCGCAAACATTAGCTGAAATAATGCAACACTTAACTCAGTACGCAGATTCAAACAACGTGGCACTGACGCACTTTCAAAGTAATAGCGAAGCCGAATTAATCTCTACGATTCATTCAGCATTTGAGCAGGTTGATTTTATTATTATTAACCCTGCCGCATTTACGCATACCAGCGTAGCACTGCGCGACGCATTACTCAGTGTGGCGATTCCTTTTGTTGAGGTACATCTGACAAATATTTATCAAAGAGAAGCGTTTCGCCATCACTCCTACTTTAGTGATGTTGCAAAAGGCGTTCTTTGCGGATTTGGTGCGAACGGTTACAAAATGGCATTAGACACTATTTTGGCCGATCGCTAA
- the accB gene encoding acetyl-CoA carboxylase biotin carboxyl carrier protein: protein MDIRKIKKLIELVEESGIAELEITEGEESVRINRHSSAPMAAPVHYAAAPAAAPVAAPAAAPVAAEESAAPAVVSGHQVKSPMVGTFYRASSPEAASYVEVGDTVSVGDTLCIVEAMKMMNQIESDKAGVVKAILVDNEDAVEFDQPLFVIE from the coding sequence ATGGATATTCGCAAAATCAAAAAGCTTATTGAACTTGTTGAAGAATCAGGTATTGCTGAATTAGAAATCACGGAAGGTGAAGAGTCGGTACGTATTAATCGTCATAGCTCTGCACCAATGGCTGCTCCAGTTCATTACGCTGCGGCTCCTGCTGCTGCGCCAGTAGCAGCTCCGGCAGCGGCACCTGTTGCAGCTGAAGAATCAGCAGCACCTGCTGTTGTTTCAGGCCACCAAGTTAAATCACCAATGGTAGGTACATTCTACCGCGCATCTTCACCTGAAGCGGCATCATACGTAGAAGTTGGCGACACAGTAAGTGTTGGCGACACATTATGTATCGTAGAAGCAATGAAGATGATGAACCAAATTGAATCTGATAAAGCGGGTGTTGTTAAAGCGATCTTAGTAGATAACGAAGATGCTGTTGAGTTCGACCAACCTCTATTTGTAATCGAATAA
- the accC gene encoding acetyl-CoA carboxylase biotin carboxylase subunit: protein MLDKVVIANRGEIALRVLRACKELGIKTVAVHSTADKDLKHVLLADETICIGKPPASESYLDTTRIIAAAEVTDAVAIHPGYGFLSENADFADQVEQSGFIFIGPKGDTIRMMGDKVSAIDAMRKAGVPCVPGSDGPLTDDSERNKQIAKRIGYPVIIKAAGGGGGRGMRVVRSEEELIDSIALTQTEAKQFFNNGVVYMEKFLENPRHIEIQVLADGQGNAVHLGERDCSMQRRHQKVVEEAPAPGITAEMRKNIGERCTRACVEIGYRGAGTFEFLYENGEFYFIEMNTRIQVEHPVTEMVTGIDLIKEQLKIAAGQPLSITQDDIVIRGHAIECRINAEDPETFIPSPGKITRFHPAGGLGIRWDSHIYADYSVPPHYDSMIGKLITYGENRDVAISRAKNALNELVIDGIKTNTPLHKKILADENFHNGGTNIHYLEKKLGL, encoded by the coding sequence ATGTTAGATAAAGTTGTAATTGCAAACCGCGGCGAAATCGCCCTGCGTGTGCTGCGTGCATGTAAAGAGCTCGGTATAAAAACTGTTGCTGTGCACTCAACTGCAGACAAAGACCTAAAACACGTTTTACTTGCAGATGAAACCATTTGTATTGGTAAGCCACCTGCATCTGAAAGCTATTTAGATACAACACGTATCATTGCGGCGGCAGAAGTAACTGACGCTGTAGCAATTCACCCAGGCTACGGTTTCCTATCAGAAAATGCTGACTTTGCTGATCAAGTAGAGCAAAGTGGTTTTATTTTCATTGGCCCGAAAGGCGACACTATTCGCATGATGGGTGACAAGGTTTCAGCAATCGACGCTATGCGTAAAGCCGGTGTTCCTTGTGTTCCAGGTTCTGATGGTCCACTTACAGACGACAGCGAGCGCAACAAGCAAATCGCAAAACGCATTGGTTACCCAGTAATCATCAAGGCTGCTGGCGGCGGCGGTGGTCGTGGTATGCGTGTAGTGCGTAGCGAAGAAGAGCTAATTGATTCAATTGCATTAACGCAAACAGAGGCGAAGCAATTCTTCAATAATGGCGTTGTTTACATGGAGAAATTCCTTGAAAACCCACGTCATATTGAAATTCAAGTACTTGCTGACGGTCAAGGTAATGCGGTTCACTTAGGTGAGCGTGATTGTTCAATGCAACGTCGCCACCAAAAAGTGGTAGAAGAAGCACCAGCACCAGGTATTACAGCAGAAATGCGTAAAAACATTGGTGAGCGCTGTACACGTGCATGTGTTGAAATTGGCTACCGCGGTGCAGGTACATTTGAGTTCTTATACGAAAATGGTGAGTTCTACTTTATTGAAATGAATACACGTATTCAGGTAGAACACCCAGTAACGGAAATGGTTACAGGCATCGATCTGATTAAAGAACAGCTAAAAATTGCAGCAGGCCAACCATTATCAATTACTCAAGATGATATTGTTATTCGCGGCCATGCGATTGAATGCCGTATCAATGCGGAAGACCCTGAAACCTTTATTCCATCACCAGGTAAAATCACACGATTCCATCCTGCTGGCGGCTTAGGTATTCGCTGGGACAGCCACATTTACGCTGACTACTCAGTCCCACCGCATTACGATTCAATGATTGGTAAGCTTATCACTTACGGTGAAAACCGTGACGTAGCGATTTCACGTGCTAAAAACGCACTGAACGAGCTTGTAATTGATGGTATAAAAACCAACACCCCACTTCACAAGAAAATTCTTGCTGATGAAAACTTCCATAATGGTGGCACAAACATCCACTATTTAGAGAAGAAATTAGGGTTGTAA
- the speD gene encoding adenosylmethionine decarboxylase: protein MPKPFKKLKLHGFNNLTKSLSFSIYDVCYAKTPQQRKEYIEYIDEQYSAERLTDILGEVVDIIGANILNVARQDYDPQGASVTILISEEPVADATAQQEEPGPLPDSVVAHLDKSHICVHTYPEEHPHDGICTFRADIEVSTCGVISPLKALNFLIHSLESDVVTIDYRVRGFTRDVDGKKHYIDHDIHSIQNFMTEDTQDAYQMIDVNVYQENLFHTKMMLKETDLNAYLFGITTDDLSEAEQQEIRHKLSREMHEIFYGRNYPADSAF from the coding sequence GTGCCAAAGCCATTTAAAAAGCTAAAGTTACACGGTTTTAATAACTTAACAAAAAGCCTTAGTTTTAGTATTTATGACGTGTGTTATGCAAAGACACCACAACAACGTAAAGAATACATTGAATACATTGATGAACAGTACAGTGCTGAACGCCTAACCGATATTTTAGGTGAAGTAGTTGATATCATCGGTGCAAATATTCTAAATGTTGCTCGCCAGGACTACGACCCTCAAGGTGCCAGTGTAACTATTCTTATCTCTGAAGAGCCAGTAGCCGATGCGACAGCTCAGCAAGAAGAGCCGGGCCCATTACCAGACTCAGTTGTTGCACACTTAGATAAAAGCCATATTTGTGTACACACATACCCTGAGGAGCATCCTCATGACGGTATTTGTACTTTCCGAGCGGATATTGAAGTATCAACCTGTGGTGTTATCTCACCACTTAAAGCGTTGAACTTTTTAATTCACTCATTAGAGTCTGATGTTGTGACAATCGATTATCGTGTGCGCGGCTTTACGCGTGACGTAGATGGCAAAAAGCACTACATTGATCATGATATTCATTCAATTCAGAACTTTATGACTGAAGACACGCAAGACGCGTATCAAATGATTGACGTGAACGTATACCAAGAAAACTTGTTCCATACCAAAATGATGCTTAAAGAAACCGATTTAAATGCGTATTTATTCGGTATTACAACAGATGATTTATCTGAAGCTGAGCAGCAGGAAATTCGTCACAAGCTTTCACGCGAAATGCATGAAATATTCTATGGTAGAAATTATCCAGCAGACTCTGCATTTTAA
- a CDS encoding OsmC family protein — protein MQANVKWVDGDTFVGLSNSGHNVVFDTGSDSAAPSPMEMVLMSAGCCSSVDVVSILNKAKQNFSNLEVKLSAERAETTPRVFTKINLHFVVTGKDVSEKHLSRAISLSAEKYCSVALMLDKTVDITHSYEIIEE, from the coding sequence ATGCAAGCAAATGTGAAATGGGTCGACGGAGATACCTTCGTTGGGCTTTCTAACTCGGGCCACAATGTGGTGTTTGATACAGGCAGTGATAGCGCTGCGCCAAGCCCTATGGAAATGGTTTTAATGTCAGCAGGCTGCTGCTCTTCTGTTGATGTTGTTAGCATTTTAAATAAAGCAAAACAAAACTTTTCCAACCTTGAAGTAAAGCTCTCTGCAGAGCGTGCAGAAACAACTCCACGAGTTTTTACTAAAATTAATCTACACTTTGTAGTTACTGGTAAAGATGTGTCTGAAAAGCATCTTTCACGTGCAATTAGTTTGTCGGCTGAAAAGTACTGTTCAGTAGCACTTATGCTAGATAAAACAGTCGATATTACACACAGTTACGAGATCATTGAAGAATAG